gggctagccgatgtgtcaagtcagtgtttttatcctcccagacaagtctggtaccaattcttggaacctggagggatgaagggcttgttGGGCGCTAGGGAGGATTCGGAcctcgatcgatcgtgcaggaagcggaacctctaaccgactgcgctacaccgatTTCCTTTTACTACTGATAAGTTGCATTATTGTTACAGCACTATTGCAACAATTGCTTACTTTTGAACAGAGCAAAAAGATCCGAATAAAGTGTTATCTTCTGGTTGTCCCAAAATATATGTTGGATAGTAGATGAAACAGTtatcatttatattatttatttttattatttttattatttacaatgTATAGGACACGCGTCAAAAACATACTACAATCTATATTGTCACAAAGATAGTTTGCCTCTCAATTCTGTGTCTTTGAACGTTCAAGAAAAAGTGTTTGATTCAccaagcattttcattttttcaagggtgctatatttttacttttttttgagcgacttttatttatatatgtgCACGAAAGGTAGATTGTAAGagtatttttattgatctacAAATAAGCCCTTTTTTGAAGGAGGAGTCAAACTTCATTTTCCCTGCATAAATTTTTCGTCAGTGATGCTTGTGATGCTTGAATCCAAGGCAGGAAGACGATAATCTCGCAAAAATATGaactaatatataataatatataaaattatgGGAcgttgtagcgcagtcggcaagaggtttcGCCGTTGCTGGTCTATCGGAGGTTCTTTTCCGCACtcgtgccaaccaagccttttatcccaccggtttcgacaaattggtaccagacttaggGTAGAAGGGATCTTTACTCGGTCCTAACCGCCACGCTaaaccgcaccgcttccagcgcaactgctaacgcaactgcgccgtgcttcacgtcgttttgactctagtGTAGATTTGTTTAGTACCTTTGTTGCTTGCTTGAGCTCTCTATTGACAGTTTTGTTCACTTAATAAACAATTTCACTGGATCATCACTACTGCATTCTAACAAGAAGGACAATTTTCCCTACGAGCCAAATGAATGCAAAAACTGTACAGTCGAGTAAGAACGATCTTAAAGACAGCGCATAAATTGACGATTTTGggagagggtcccggcggattctccacgaatgcctccgagacattaccTGTCCAGTGGATATGAGCGGGGGATACACGAGCATACCTCGACGAGGTCGCGCTCCAGCCGTTCAtggaagaatgagagcagcgtgggcaGCATCAGCACTCATCAGGGAAGCtatggaccaactgacggagcAATATCTCCGTGCCAATGTGTTCGACTCCACAGTTTTTCCAGCGCTTTGCTTCGCAACAAAGCCGTGGGCAAACGAGgttgccacgtctaggaagctacttactgcccacagagcccttgagagacgACTTCTGAAGCTTAACCGAGGCACAGAACACCTAGCCgctcttcgcagctccgattTAAGAGCAATACCCCATCTTCGCGACctagcggaatatatatcgagaACAAAGCATAGGTAGACCAGTCACAttgtgagaagaatcgacgacagatggactaaaagaacgttaGAGTAGATCCCAAGAGACGCTAAACACCTTTCGAAGGAGGCCCCCAACGAGATGAGGCAATGTGTTTGCTGTACGGATGGATCAGAtgagagctcagctgaatGGCCTCGTCAACGTcgctcacgaaacttgagaacatcttggatgacaatggcgagggaacgaaacgagtggaaaagatgctggggcccgcacgtccagtgaggACACGCATCCAAGAATTTAAGTAATTATATTGTGATGTAAGATGACCTCAAATTTGCAGCCCTACCAGAAGTAGGAGAAGAGAGATATGAGGGTGGGATACGCTAacagcttcaaattacgtataaaaaactaaaatttccgTTGGAGATAGGGAAAATTTCAGCTTTCAAAAGCAGCAATGGGGATGAGGATTATGGACATCCCGCAAGTTTCAAACCTTTTGTAGAATAAGTTGTCTCTATGAATAACATTGGTACTCGTGTTACCACattatttagtatttaatATGTATGTGTTTGATTGAGTGATTTCAACAACTCTCATTATGAACCCttcttttcagatttcttATAACCATGTAGTTCTTTGCATCTTTATGATCAAAAGAGCATCGAAGACGGTTTTCTACGTCTCCATAGACAAAAAGTAGGGGAAAATGTACTTAGCGGAGGGCAATCAGTGGCGTTCTTATTTCTTACTTCTTTCTGATGTtccaacttacttttttctcttagtaactttaggttacatgtcatagatcctctaaaacttATACTTaagtcttagggccccgactgatttaattacttacttcgagaaataaaagcGCCACTGGGTGCCCCTACCCCActcctcccaactacattttaccccaaaTGTAGTGTGACTTCATCGAGATATGTTGGTGTCACCTCGAGCATGTTCAGCGGATGTCTATCCACGTAATGTCTCAGAAACATTCGCGGAGACGTCTACAGGATCCTCTTTACCTTGATTAACGTTTGCAGATAGTATTGACCACATCTATCCATTCCGATCCATCCCAGGTCAATCACAATCCTCATGGTTATATCAACAAGCCGAAAGATTCTCGACCGCACCCAACGCATCATTCGAATCTCGCTCCACGCAGCAAGATTCGCACGGATTACGGTAGGGAATGGTTGCGATGAGGCGACGCGGCGCCGTGCGAAACATGCTTATCGATCCGTCGTCGTCCGTTGCTGGAGTGCGTCGAGTCATTTGGCTCCTTGTGAAAATGGCTTCTTGGGGGCTGTTTTGTTattctccatttctttctgGTAAGAATAGGTAGGAGTTAGGATCTGCTTAGAGTACACCGGGAGGTTCCCGTGAAGTCGGATTTTCTGTCTTCTCGTTCGTATAGAAAATCCAAGGTTCTAATATTGCTCTAGTAAGGAAAATGTAAGACATTTCAAATAGAATTGGGCGTTGCTCGCCTTCTACATGGTGTTTACAACTGAATATCCATCGACGGTTAAGTTCTGGAAACTtccagttcttcttttttgtatcgATTGAGTCATCACTTCTTTACTATAGCTCTGCTCGGATGTTTTCGAAACTAACTTTGGCCTCAGAGTGTCATTGTTCACAGTCACACTCTGATATTTTGTTCCGTTCTATTCATCCTCTTCGATATTTCCTGTTTATTTCATAGATATAACAACAAAAGACTGTAACTTCTATTGATTTCTTGTGGATAGACCCTTATCAAACAGTCTTTGAACCCATAAGGTTTATTAACAGATTCATTGCGTGAACTAATTTATTGAAGGTTTTCGTAGTTTAAAAATATCCGCATCAAAAAGGGATTCATTGTAGAAATCCGGGTTTTTAGTTAAATAACCTTGTGGCCGCATGATATTTGGCAGGGATACGTCAAGAACTATACCGTGAAAAGCACTACTGGAAATATCTCGaacacattttctgtaaaaaccCTAGAGAAAAGTTCATTGTAAGTATACTAGGCAATTTTGTTGTATTCTGCAACGTTTAAAGAACATTGGGTGTAAAGTGTAATTGGAGGGGAGGGGCACTAAACCGCTTGCAACTgaaagtgaataactaagttATTGGgagccctaaaacctaagcactAATCTTAGAGGATTGACCCGTAGGCTAAAGCagctaaaagaaagaaagatgaagtttccagaaataagagcgcggttgagcAACCCCCGACTACTATTTACCCGAACATTTTTGCCTCTGCCTGCGATTGATATCCGtactttttgctttctttttttcgtttaactTCACGGAGTAGGATACTTAGGGGCTCCAAGCTTGCCAACACAACTGAATATATCTTGTTATTCCTTTGAGCTATTGTAGCTCTTAGTGTTTTCATATGGTATGGTTCATTTTATTCGTTATTACATCATTCATCAGTCCTTCGTGGAGCGGTTGTTTGTAGTTCGTCTTACTCGAAAATGTGTATAGTTAGATCGACTGAGTTCTTTTTCAGACCAGAAATGGCTTGCGGTCTAGCGTTGAAGCGTCCGCATGAGTATGATTCGTATTTGGCTGATGAAAGCTTCCCTCATGAGGCTAAACGTGCTCGCCAAACTGCGGCTCATTGCTCTCCGTTTCGGCCTCAGATGGGTACGATAGCCGCTAATCTCCCGTCAACTAGTAGCTTCGCTCAGGCTGTTAACAAGGTGGGTTAAGAAGGTGGTTTCTCTCTTGAACTCGTGTCCACGGTGTAATTTGCGCAATTTAGGACGATTCTCCGTTTGCGGCGGTAGCTGGCAAATGTCAGTTATCAGAATCTCAACTAGATGCCTACCTTCGTTCGGAAGTACGAAGTGGACAGCGTCGGAAGTTGTTGCCAAAAAGGAGTTGCATAGATCTCAAAGTTGAAGATGAGAACACCCCACGTAAAGAATACCGAACTCCTAATTCTCCTCCCCAGGTGGGCATTTCCGTGCGAAGCTCAAGCATTTAGTAATTCTTCACTATCGGTGGATTCTCAAGCGACTTCCTATTATTAGTTAGGATGGTCCTTTTAGTAATTCATGATCCCTTGCAATAACTGCATTTCAAAATGCAAACAATATGGAATTTGACGGTTTTTTTATGCATTAGAGGTAGTATACTTACAGTCTCATTCGTATTAAAATAGAACTTCCTATAGTGTTTTCGTTCCAAATATTCTTTACTGATATGTACGTGCGTTTGgtgattccttttttctctcgctGCTGCCAGTGGCAGTATCCCTGATAGTAGTAGAAACCTTTTGTCATCGTATTGATCGGTGCGACGCAAAGCGAGGATCCTCGGCGACGTAGTCGTATAATGACATATTCTTGTAGCTACGCATCGCTGCTAAGTATCGTTTCACTGTGTTCAAAGATTTTAACTGCTTAAGAATGATTATGATTTTGTGGTTTTGTCTGTGAAAAGTACAGTGCAAAATACACGTCAGAACTTTGCATTAACTGCATTGC
The Necator americanus strain Aroian chromosome I, whole genome shotgun sequence genome window above contains:
- a CDS encoding hypothetical protein (NECATOR_CHRI.G4165.T3); this translates as MVHFIRYYIIHQSFVERLPEMACGLALKRPHEYDSYLADESFPHEAKRARQTAAHCSPFRPQMGTIAANLPSTSSFAQAVNKDDSPFAAVAGKCQLSESQLDAYLRSEVRSGQRRKLLPKRSCIDLKVEDENTPRKEYRTPNSPPQSGSDSEGESTSIRKSGVNSYQALVEKPQFSLKQVRMICERLLREQEMRLRYEYELALNQKLDEQHEQYVQFANEQMASQFKENSAGEFSYLS
- a CDS encoding hypothetical protein (NECATOR_CHRI.G4165.T1), which codes for MASSTSLTKLENILDDNGEGTKRVEKMLGPARPVRTRIQEFKPEMACGLALKRPHEYDSYLADESFPHEAKRARQTAAHCSPFRPQMGTIAANLPSTSSFAQAVNKDDSPFAAVAGKCQLSESQLDAYLRSEVRSGQRRKLLPKRSCIDLKVEDENTPRKEYRTPNSPPQSGSDSEGESTSIRKSGVNSYQALVEKPQFSLKQVRMICERLLREQEMRLRYEYELALNQKLDEQHEQYVQFANEQMASQFKENSAGEFSYLS
- a CDS encoding hypothetical protein (NECATOR_CHRI.G4165.T2); translated protein: MVHFIRYYIIHQSFVERPEMACGLALKRPHEYDSYLADESFPHEAKRARQTAAHCSPFRPQMGTIAANLPSTSSFAQAVNKDDSPFAAVAGKCQLSESQLDAYLRSEVRSGQRRKLLPKRSCIDLKVEDENTPRKEYRTPNSPPQSGSDSEGESTSIRKSGVNSYQALVEKPQFSLKQVRMICERLLREQEMRLRYEYELALNQKLDEQHEQYVQFANEQMASQFKENSAGEFSYLS
- a CDS encoding hypothetical protein (NECATOR_CHRI.G4164.T1), with product MSGGYTSIPRRGRAPAVHGRMRAAWAASALIREAMDQLTEQYLRANVFDSTVFPALCFATKPWANEVATSRKLLTAHRALERRLLKLNRGTEHLAALRSSDLRAIPHLRDLAEYISRTKHR